The region CGCCGCGGACGCCGGACAGCTCGCGGACCAGCTGCTGATGCTGCGGGACGGCGCAATGGTGCACGGATACGTGGCGGACGGCACCGCCGTCGAACCGGCGTTGATCACCGCCGGAAGAGCGCTGGTTCTTCCCCGCCTCCCGAAACCGGGACAGCCCTCCTAGCTCCGCGGAAATCCGGACCAATGTGACGTTGGACTCATGGACTTGGTGAAAGCCGCCGCTGCTAGGACAATTCCTGTCTGTGTCTACTACACCCGCACCGGCCGCACCGGCCGCACCAGCCGCACCCCCCACCCCCACCTCTTCCAAGATGGCCCGCAAAGTTGCGGGCGCCTCGTTTATCGGCACCGCCCTGGAGTCCTACGACTTCTACGTTTTCGGCACCGCCGCAGCCCTGATCCTGAACCGGATTTTCTTTCCCGACGTGGATGCAGCGACCGGCATCCTGCTGTCCTTCCTGACCCTGGGCATGGGCTTCATCGCCCGCCCCCTGGGCGCCATTCTCTTCGGCCACATCGGTGACCGGGTAGGACGCAAAACGTCCCTGATCGGAACCATCGTCCTGATGGGTACCGCCACCGGCGCCGTCGGCCTGCTGCCGGACTACAACACCATCGGGATCTGGGCGCCGCTGCTGCTGGTCGCGCTGCGCCTGCTCCAGGGCCTGGCCGTCGGGGGTGAATGGGGCGGTTCCATCCTGATTGCCACCGAGCACGCCGCTCCCCGAAAGCGGGCGCTGTACGCGGCCATTCCGCAGATCGGTTCGCCGGTAGGCACCATCATGGTCACCGGCATCTTCCTGCTGCTCACCCAGGTTTCCGACGAGGACCTGGCGGCCGGGGTCTGGCGCATTCCGTTCCTGCTGGCCTTCCCCTTTATGGGCATCGCCCTGTACCTGCGGCTGGCCATCGATGAAACCCCCGTTT is a window of Arthrobacter sp. zg-Y1171 DNA encoding:
- a CDS encoding MFS transporter yields the protein MSTTPAPAAPAAPAAPPTPTSSKMARKVAGASFIGTALESYDFYVFGTAAALILNRIFFPDVDAATGILLSFLTLGMGFIARPLGAILFGHIGDRVGRKTSLIGTIVLMGTATGAVGLLPDYNTIGIWAPLLLVALRLLQGLAVGGEWGGSILIATEHAAPRKRALYAAIPQIGSPVGTIMVTGIFLLLTQVSDEDLAAGVWRIPFLLAFPFMGIALYLRLAIDETPVFKGVAQAHQITRVPLLEVLRTQWAAVLVAAAAALLGIGSYFLMTTYTQSYGTTVLGLSESTVLNAALVGSVLQLATIPAFGFLANRIGSARMVMAGAVATLLISFPLYFIISNATAPVYILTILIGGIAPTAAWAALGGLMADLFPARTGFTAMSLAYSLAGILSGFTPSITQVFSNATGGAWWHPGVVLALMSLITIAGALAARRMTARNTAAVQPSYPSSGIVKP